The sequence below is a genomic window from Maylandia zebra isolate NMK-2024a linkage group LG18, Mzebra_GT3a, whole genome shotgun sequence.
GTGATGAGTGAGCCTGATgttttacccacactgaggtcACACAGGAAGCTGTGTTAGAGTGGTGCTGATTTCTGATGCTGCAGATATTTAAAGCTTTAAACTGCACTCAGAGGTGATGTGAACGGGTTTCCTGACAGTTTCTGAGCTCTGACAGTGAAACAGAAGCATGGAGCTCAACCTAAGGACCTTCATCTATTTTGTTAACATGTCTGATGTTATCTgctcacagaaaataaaatggtaaatggcctgtatttatatagcgctttacatatccagtcatccacccattcacacactggtgatggcaagctacattgtagccacagccaccctggggcgcactgacagaggcgaggctgccggacactggcgccaccgggccctctgaccaccaccagtaggcaacgggtgaagtgtcttgcccaaggacacaacgaccgagactgtccaagccagggctcgaaccggcaaccttccgattacaaggcggactcccaactcttgagccacgaaaGGTGAGCTTCAGTGTGGGTGTGGTTTTAGAGCCTCAGCAAATAAATGTGAGCAGAGGGAACTGAGGGAATCGTGTTGGTGCTTCATCGAGGACAGACACAGAAATGGACTTAAAAAGTTTTATGTGATGGGTTCTCGATGATATTAAGTTATATGCTTGTGATTATTTCCAGGTAAAAAGATAATTGATTAGATATGAGGTAGTGCGGTTCAGCCTTCAGCTAAACTTACTCGTGTTTATTGCTGAAGTGAAACAATATGGTGGACGGGTTGAGTTTCATACCTGTACCCTCACACAAcctgctcacattcacacacgtaGCAGAGGAGCGGCTTCTTCATGAACACACGGAGGGCTGACGCTAAATAATGTTCTGTGTTCTGCTGTGTGTCCCACACAGACGTCAGGGTTATACAGAACATTAGTTTATGATTACCATCATTATAAGATATATGGTTTTATCTACATTACATAGATGCAAGAAGGAAATTCTCATATCTGTTAATGTGCATGTTAGCGGAAGCTGAAGCACTCGAGgccaaaataattaaaatctttaaaagagAAACATGGTGCAAAGTGAGCACAAACcttcaaaatgaattaaatagcTTTATGTGAGAGCATCCAGATAAATTATAATGAAAAACTTTGCACATTGACTAAAAGTGAACGAAAGCTTCAACAATACCAAtactttgtgtttgtggctGACCTGCACCCAAACGAGCTGCTCACTCTTCGACATCTTTTCAATCCTCTCCTGTTTATCCTCCTGTTTGACTTTCTTTCTCTTACCGAGAGAGCCTCTCTTTATTTCCACCAAAGAGTTTAAGCTCATTGACATTTAGGAACAATCTATAAGCAAGGCTGGTATGTTTGCATTAAGTGACTGCTTGACACATAATGCTCAGATATGTAACAGAGTTTTGAGGGGATACATGTCTTCTCTCTGCATTTTGGAAATGAATGTGTGATTTGTGATTATTTCTCTTAGGGGTTTTGTGCAAAAGATAAGTTAGTGTTTATCTGGTCTGCTCATTGATATTCTGAAATAAAGCTTCAAAGAGAAAGATTTTattccaaattaaaaaaaacaatcagtgGATTTAAATGCTTCCTTAAAAAGTATCTCTTCTACAGTTTTTTCACAGTTTTGGTGGGCATTGGTGTTGACCTCAGCTCTGTCCGAAATGAGCCATGTTACTTCCTCTTCTTTTAAGATTACGTGTTCATTTTCTGGTTAGTTGCTTCTTGTAAGCAGAAGCTTTGTGTGCCTGAGACGACCACAGTGGATATCCACTCTCTGAAATTTTGAGTTGTTGTATTATTGACTAATTTTTAATACAAGGGAAACTGCTGAAGCTTAACAATTAATTTGCTTATGTTTTaaggaataaaacattttctggtTAAAGTATAATAATGCATTTGATGCTGacttctttcttttactttttcttttatttgttcttttttgacTGTCCTCTCCGGCAGTGTAGcgatcagaattgttgtctgaaggttAAACAAAATGTCCAAGTGGACCATTATTGCTTTTGCTATACTAGTCCACTTGATATGCGTACTTTATTAGActtttacaaacatttttttattttgaattattACAGCCCGAATAGACAATACCgggaaaaggaaagaagagagaaagagaagttgGGGAGAAAATTaagaagagggagagagaaatagAGAAGAAGagggatagagagagagagagaaacactgaaaacaaaacaagcaaaaaaaaccaaaacagcagGGAAACCACAGAGACAACCAACATATGCATACGTagcagtaaataataaatattaaatgttactgAGCAGCACACAGTATAAATGACACATGACATGTTTACAGGCAGCAGCCGACCAAGATACTGTGCATTTGTAAGTACCTGTTTtgacatgccaaatatcctaacaagatactaaccccaagttgctctctgatgcatccgtcggagtatgaatgtgtgtgaatgttagctagAAAGCATTTAAAGCATAGAAAAAatgcttgtgtgaatgtggcAGGTtgcataaagcactttgagtgctcagagcaGACTCTatgtaagaatcagtccatcTACCAAATCAGTCCGAGGTGGGTGGGGGCACAGGCCACAGGCAGGTAGTGTGGTGGGGGTAAATAGGCCTGACAACAACTACTATAACAAGAGAGAGATTGATCTAATGTGGcagcagaggctgtatcaagactaatatGGTCCAACAAAGGATTTTAATTTTGATGGTTGATAGTGGAAGATTTCTCCAGTGTTTCACATCATCTTCTATTGTTCTCTGGACTGGAAGGAGAATAAATCTGACAGCCTGGGGGAAATGATAACACAGATGAATGCGATGCTTCCCACTTCTAAAGGATAGCGCTGTCCTCCTGAGACATTTAAGGAACTGAGAGAACCTTTAACATGGAGCACTGATACTGAGGTCACAGAGAGGAGGAAATAAAAGTCCCAGTAAATCCCTAGATGTGCTAACAGGGAAGTGGGGAAGCTGAAGTTGTTTATCTGCTCAGTGTGGAGTTAAATCTTCATTAAGACACCATGAAAACTTCATCTGTCTCTCTGCTACTCGGTGAGTCAAACACAGAGCTTCTATCTTAgtcatttattaattaattcagTATAGATTCAGCACATATGAATAATGGAAAACACATAATTTCAGAGACAGATTAAAGTCTCCTTGAGATTATTTGAACTTCTCTCTCATACTATCTGTTTGAGTTTGAGGGTCACTCTGTCTCTAAAAGACagaaatatgtttgtttttagttaatACTGCTTTGAAAAACATCTAACATTCATTATAACTTTCACAGGCACATTTTATCTTCAATTTTCTACATTTCTGTTACTGTTatactgttgcctcacagcaagaaggtcatgCATTTGAATCAGCCATCTgacggggtctttctgtgtggagtttgtgtgttctccATGTTTTGTGGGTTCTCTCCAAGTACTTCAGATTGTCACGCCATCCAAGGGCATGCATggggttaactggtgattctaaattgcctgtATAGGCTGGTATAGGCTCCGGCACTCCCACAACCCTGACCTGAAATGGATAAGTCGATTAGAATGAATAGATGGATAAAATTTTCCAGCACCTAGTGACATGGTGATGTCATCAATTAGGCTGCTGTGTTAAGTCATACTTTACCGGACTCGCATGTTATGGGAAGGTGAAAGAAACGACTTTGTTGTTGGGATATATgaagttgtgtttgtgtttgttttagttGTATTTGTATAAGAAAAATTATGTAAGAATTCAGTTAAGTATTAGAAGTTAGACGAAAGACAGTTTTTTGTTAAGACAAATGTTGTAACTTTGGTCATTACAGTCACAAGGAAAGATTTAAGGTCTGAAAAAAATGAAGTGAAAGTTTGGCcttaaggaaaaaaacagaaaacatgtgaATCGGATTTGGTAAGGTTTCACCGACAGGGAAGAAGCTTATCTAAGACAAGGGTCAGGACTTTCTGAAGACTTTTAACATCAAGCTTTTTACAGTTAATTAAACCTAGATATGAAACATTTTAgataactgaaaaaaataataaagaaagatGTTAGCAAACAACAGAAGCTAATGGAAACCACAGTGCACACTCAAAAACATCggcgtaactttgtgctgaacataaatctgggtaaattcctagatgattaaacatgcaactattttgctggtaatacctgaaacgagtaaagaaaatcaacagcctatttatgcaagataattcataattttattgggggtgttatattggttgggtctgattattggggggtcataacccccctaacccccatggaaattacgcccctgctaaaaaaggaaaaaagtcagTAAAAATGAATCTATTTTTGAGATTATGAAAGTGAccagaggtggcaaaagtagagacattctgtacttaagtagaagtacagatactggtattaaaaaaatattctagtaaaagctgaagtactgattcaacttctttactcaagtaaaagtgaaaaagtacacACAGTACACTGCAAAGCTAACCAAACCTTGCTATGTTAaggtaataataaaataatattagtagatGGGAATACAAACTTTATTTTAGTCTAAATTTTAATTCTAATAAATATTCTCAGCTTGAGTCAGTTAAGgtgaacatgaaaataaaaagttgcTCTGTTTTCTGTTCCTACTttgtagagggtgactttgcctcTAAACAGAAATTGTGTACGGTCAGGGGTTAAAGTGAGATACAGCAGGTGGGAAATCCCCAAAATCGGTTGAAATGTCTTAGTGTGGAGAAAAGAATCATAACTTACAATAATTTCTATTGCGAATTCGGTAGATTTTATAaatgtacaggctgtgatcagctgacctgctgctgctctgaggtttactgctctttgtggatttacacaacTAAATTTATCAAGATGAAAGCAGATGTTTCCATCCTCTACACTGGAAGTATACTGTTCATACGTACTAACTTTATACTAGACCATGAGCATCACAGCCAATGTGCCCCATCACACAGTACAGCAAAcaacctgtttatcctgcactaacctgcagagtattttttatctgatttaaaaaacatttaacattGATCACTCCCACATCTAATGCAAAAACTTGACCCTAATTTCTGTTTCCTTACAAGTTTTAACTGAATTATTAAACTGTTATTCTACTGTTAAACTGCTGTGCTTCTCTGATCATGTCCAGTTCAAACTAGTAAAATGTGTACAACATAAACAGTCAGGTTATCAGGGCTTAACTGTGCCAGCAAAGTGTATTCTTGTGAAATTATAACTAAATGTCAATACAGTTCAATAAAATCTAATGTATACAGCTCCAAAACACAAGAatcaaggtgctttacattgtaagaTGAAGGTTCTTCAATTATACTGAGAAAACATCAGATGACCGTCTATGAGCAAGTGTGGGGAAGGAGACGGGACCAAAAACATGCTGTGGAGGAGCCAGAgagtaataataactaatgaataAATAAGCGAGGGGATAAAAGATGACTCGAGAAGAAAACCTCACCATGAtcgttggggttttctctgtcaGTAGGTGACTGTTTTggtattatataaataaaatgtaactgaaTTGAATAGTCATCCCACAGCTGTATTATTACCCACAGCAATTTGAATAACTACTAAAATTTACTTAGACTCCTCtctctctgacctttgacctttattGACTGTCTTCAtgttgcaggtgtgtgtgtgctgctgctgtctgcacCGACTGTTTCTGCCGGTGAGTTTATGGAAGTGAAATTATTCACTCGACCaacaatacaaatacatttagtccgtctgtgtttctgtctgtccTCCAGTCTCTCTGTATGTCAGCCCAAACCATCAGCAGTTCTTCAAAGGAGACCGTTATGTCTCCCTGAGTTGTGTCGATGATGGTCAGACAGCTGATGGATGGAGAGTAAAGAGGACCAGAGGAGTATCCACTGAGGGCTGTAGTACAGCTGCAGACTTTAGAAGGTTTAATAATTCCTTCTGTGTTCTGGATCTCTCCGTCTCATCTGGTGGAAGTTTCTGGTGTGAAAACTCATCTGGACAGAAGAGCGATGAAGTCTTCATCGCTGTTTCAGGTACAGAAAGCGATCTGTTCCCATCTGTCTTGCTGTCTCTGTATGACTCTGCTTTGTGGACCTCTGTCTCTAAatgactctgtctgtctctgctggTCAGAAAAACAGTTGATCCTGGAGATCCCAGCGCTTCCAGTGAACACAGGAAGTAATGTCACTCTGCTCTGCAAACCCAGAAACGGTTCAGCAAAAAAATCTTATTTCTTCAGAGGTAAAGTCAAACTTGGAGAAGGACCTGAAGGAAAATGGATTCTCCATTATGTGCAGCAGTCTGATGAAGGGCTCTACTCGTGTTCTACTCTTATTCATCAGTCTCCTCAAAGCAggctgaaggtcaaaggtcagagcagcGACATCACTCCTGCTTTAAAGATATGAGTCGGgggcaaaaaaaatctaaaactaatccctctctctctttactCCAGGAAGTGAGAAActtaaaataagaaaagcaTTCATTCACAAGCATAAACTAAACTGCTGACCTGATAATAAACtgaaccatcttcatcatgtctcTTGCAgagcctcctcctccccctcacaCAACCATAATGTACACTCCttcaccctcaccctcaccctCGCCCTCGCCCTCTGGTAATACTGAGCCTTCGGCCTCTTCCTCTCTTCGTCCTCGTTCACCCTCTGTGTCTGTACTAAGACTCTTCTGCCACCTGCTGGTTTTCTGTCCATACTTCATCTCTACCATCCTGCTGCTGTTGATCTGCTGCAGCAGGAAATGAGGTACACTCTCTTATCTAGATTTCAACACATACGCCAATCATCCACTTCAGTTCTCCATCCTGATTTCTTAACTCTGCCCACAGGTAACAAACATGATGTATCCATGGAGATGACCGAGGAAGAGGATTGAAGCTGCaacattttcagtgtttcagtgatttcttttttaatctgttGCATTGATGCATGTGGGGTTTTTTAAGGTTCATGATTACActaaaaaatcaaacatttgtgaaatatgaaaaaactGGGCTAATATAGGTGCATTTATGTTTGTTATATGATTTATAATTATTGGTTGTATTTGTATTAAAGGAAATTCAGATCAGCACATTATCTTTTTTAAACACCTGCCATATGAAACACTTGTAGTTTGTAGAATCATGATCTGATTGCTTTGTTGTGCAAAACACATTCGCTTTTCCAAGAGAAGCACTATGGACTCTCTGTAGGctccttttattaatatttttattgtatttattcattatttttatattatctGTGTGGATATTATGCTGGAGCAGACAGGAGGAGAAGGCCAGGTTGGCAATAGATAGAAGGAAAAAGaggaacagacaaaaaaaagggagagaaagaaagagaaaagaagtgGGGTGGGGGATGAAACAAGCAGACATGCTGGTCTCCAATTGCTGCATCTGTAGCAAAGCACACTTATACGCAGTGCCTGAAAGAGAAAACAGGGAGAGCCAGAGGCAGAGAAGAAAGAACCAGGAGACTCCGGCCATCCAGGGTCCCCCATGAGTGCTGAAAACCCAAGGCCACACATCGCTATCACAACTGTGCCTCCACCCCAGCAGGGGGAAGATGGAGGAACCAGACAGAGCTCCCACAGCCAAGAGCAGGAGAGGCAGGGCAGTGATGACCAACGAGGAGCAACAGAACACAGATAAACTGTTAATTTGGTTATAAATTCAGCTTTTATAGTTCAGAAACAGTGCTCATACATTATATGACTACTGTTTTGAACTATGAATGTTAAATACACTATTTTTGTatctcataaacccatattttatatatattttaagaaaaaaaatttcaatGACAACAAGAGCTCTGAAAAATATTGCGATTAGCGCAACAGAAGGCTGAAGAAATAAGTagcaacaaacagaaacagctggaggaacatttaGCATCTCATCAGGTTACATAGCAACAGGTAAATATCattgcattgtttttatttatattttgaacaTCTTGTATGGAATTGTGGTTGTAGTTGTTTGTGACTCTTATGTTTATATTTGAGCTTCTCTTGTTGTAAAATGAATACGGGACCAATGAGGTGCTTTCTCGAGAAGAATAAAAAGGACCTAAAATTAATGGTGAAGTCTTGATGTAGTTCACCATAAATATCTCTGAACACTTGGACTCCACAGTATAATACATGTAGTTAGCGTGAGGCATGTGCAGGAAATCATGTATATTGTGTCAGGGcttcaaaacaaacagaacagcaaaaaccaaacaaacaaaaaaaaacaaaaaacggatGGACTgacacctccacgtcctctaaAGTCatcataaaggctgatttttaaATGCACAGTAAGCAAAGCAAGGAAGAAGTTTGGGATTAGACAAAGTCATTACAAGTTTTCTTTAATCTGAACTGTAAATTTGAAGGAGTCTGAAAACTAATACCTTACTTATGTTAGTACTTTACAGTTGATCTTCTTCAATTCTTcttgtaaaacaaggacacagtATCGTGTGTAGTAGAGAGGagagtaagtaaaatttatttacattttgtaactttttaCAAATAAACTGCCTCACAATTatacaagaaagaaaaggataACATATCATAAAGATATAATACAACATAAAATACCAAGCTttgaacaaaaatgtgttctgcaGCTCTTTTAAACGGTTAGCAGAATCTGCACAGCATGAATGAGTTCTAATATTTCGGTCCAGAGGGAGCACATGAAGCAGACAAGGAATCTGACCCAAAACAGACCCCTGAGGTATCCCAGAAGGAACAACTGTTGTTTCAGAGATAACTGAATTcataaaaacactaaaagatCTCCCAGATAGATATGACATGAGCCATATTAAAACATCACCAGTAAACCCAAACTTGTCCTTAAGCCTGTTTATCATTAGCTTAATTATAAAACAGTGCAAAAACTTAATGCACTCAGACTTTAAAAACACTGGTATGTGAGGAAGATTGTGAGAGAAAAAATTGTTAATTGTagttttcttttctgaagtaATAAGATGTGAAAAATAGTCTATTCTGGCATTTTTTGATAAAACTGATTCTTTAACATGTAACTCATGAAGCTGGAGCTTGGACGCCTTCCACAAATGTTCCAACTTGTACAAATACCtcctaaaataataaatatgttcATTTTTCCAAGTACAAAAACTTGAATATTGGACAATTCTTTCTTTTAGTGGGTCAAAAGTAGACCTACATTCATTGTTAAAGGacaaaataaatgtgtgaaCTTCACTATGAGTAATGTTGGCATCAAAAAAGGCAGGGACCCTCTCAGCAGGATTGTGATTTATAATCCACCTTTGAATCATCAATTTCTGAAGTGAAGGATCCAGAACAAATGACAGACTAAAAAATATACAGCTGTGGTCTGTCACATGTACATTTTTCACACATACAtcgtttgtttttaaacccaggGAGAAAGACCCAAGATCCAGCGTGTGGCCTTTTATATGTGTGGAGCCAGAAACATGGTGCTTAAAGTTCAAAGACTCAGCAGCTGAGTTACAGGATCCATCGATATGAAGGTTAAAATATCTCAGTATTACAACCTTCCCCAATGTAATGATAAATGATGAAAGGTCGCCGAATTCAGCTGAAAATGCTCTGGCAACACCAGGAGGTCGGTAGACTGAAATACAATAAAAGGTTTTCAAAGAACCGACCCTAATCATCTGTAACTTAAATGAAGAAATAGAGTCTGACTTCATcagcctgcatgtgagtctgtgctGGTTGTTACGGTCGCTGACCTCTAGTGGCTCTCCCTCTGTCGAAgagttgtttttctccttttttcttgtgTTGCAGGTCTGCCTCATGAGCCGCAGCTGAGGTGTGTTCCAGCTCGTCAGCCACGGCATATAGGCTGCCATCCTAAACTGCCACACCTCCTGCCATTTTCCCCATGTTGCCAGAGCTGTGAGCTGTAGAGTTTTGGGCAGCGggcctttgtgtgtatgtgtgtgagaactTACCCTCTGTGAactttggtttttctttcttttattgtgaGCGAAGGTGTGCCCTTATTGTGATAATAAGGGAACACTGGTACACAGCAGAAAGTCCTCTGCCACATCCCCAAAGACACCCAGTTACAATGACGGAAATGCCAGCTGTGCAGATCTCCTCAAAATAAACATGATCCATGTCCTGCTGTGATGTCTCAGTCAGGAGCATGAAGTCTGGAGACTCCTTGATGAAGAGATCATTTAGAATAAGTGGTTTGTGGAGCGAGCATCGAGCAGAGAAATTGGTGATGGCTGGTCAGCACCCTCAACATATGACTGCAGCATCACTTTGATTAAACAGCTGTGCACAT
It includes:
- the LOC101476291 gene encoding uncharacterized protein LOC101476291; the protein is MKTSSVSLLLGVCVLLLSAPTVSAVSLYVSPNHQQFFKGDRYVSLSCVDDGQTADGWRVKRTRGVSTEGCSTAADFRRFNNSFCVLDLSVSSGGSFWCENSSGQKSDEVFIAVSEKQLILEIPALPVNTGSNVTLLCKPRNGSAKKSYFFRGKVKLGEGPEGKWILHYVQQSDEGLYSCSTLIHQSPQSRLKVKEPPPPPHTTIMYTPSPSPSPSPSPSGNTEPSASSSLRPRSPSVSVLRLFCHLLVFCPYFISTILLLLICCSRK